Part of the Lolium rigidum isolate FL_2022 chromosome 6, APGP_CSIRO_Lrig_0.1, whole genome shotgun sequence genome, gatacgcgtagatgcacacgtccgttgggaaccccaagtggaaggtatgatgcgtatagaagcaagtttccctcagtatgaaaccaaggtttaatcgaaccagtaggagccaagaagcacgttgaaggttgatggtggcgaaatgtgatgcggcgcaacaacagggattccggcgccaacgtggaatctgcacaacaaaaccaaagtactttgccccaacgaaacagtgaggttgtcaatctcaccggcttgctgtaacaaaggattaaacgtatcgagtggaagatgtttgcaaagaaaacaagtaaaacacaattgcagtagattgtatgctatgtaaagaataggaccggggtccacgagttcactagaggtgtctctcccataagataaaagcatgttgggtgaacaaattacggtcgggcaattgacaaatagagaaaggcataacaatgcatatacatgatatgataaatatagtgagatttaatccgggcattacgacaaagtacatagaccgccatccaactcgcatctatgcctaaaaagtccaccttcgaggttatcatccgaaccccattcagtattaagttgctaagcaacagacaattgcattaagtatggtgcgtaatgtaatcgacaactacatccttagacatagaatcaatgttttatccctagtggcaacagcacatcacaaccttagaactttctgtcactgtcccaggtgtcaatgaaggcatgaacccactatcgagcataaatactccctcttggagttaagagtacaaacttggccgagcctctactaataacggagagcatgcaagatcataaacagcacataaacaatagattgataatcaccataacatagtattctctatccatcggatcccgacaaacacaacatatagtattacagatagatgatcttgatcatgttaggcagctcacaagatccaacaatgaagcacaacaaggagaagacgaccatctagctactgctatggacccatggtccaggggtgaactactcactcatcactccggaggcgatcatggcgatgaagagtcctccgggagatgaatcccctctccggcagaggtgcgggaggcgatctcccgaatcccccgagatgggattcgcggcggcggcgtctccggaaggttttccgtatcgtggctctcggtactggggttttcgcgacggaggctttaagtaggcggaagggtaggtcaggggggctgacgaggggcccacaccatagggcggcgcgggcccccctctggccgcgcgaccctatggtggcggcgcctcgtcgccccacttcgttatctcttcggtcttctggaagcttcgtgcaaaaataggaccctgggcgaagatttcgtccaattccgagaatatttccttactaggatttctgaaaccaaaaacagcagaaaacagacaatcggctcttcggcatcttgttaataggttagttccagaaaatgcataaatatgacatataatgtgcataaaacatgtaggtatcatcaataaagtagcatggaacataagaaattatcgatacgttggagacgtatcacacgctaCGTCCAACGCGGCCAGATATGGGTCGCGTCCATAGAAGTTGGCATTTGCCTTTAAATTCAATATAAATGCATAAAAATCATAAACAATATATAAATAAGTATAAATGCTCAAGATTTATTACATAAGATTATTGCCCACCTATTCAGTGACTAAGTACTTATTCAAATAAAAATGTAAAATGATACAAATGGCCTAGACATTGTTTTTCttcattgttgttgtttccaGCATTGTTGCCAACATGCGCCTACATGTGCTCAACCAAATCAGCCTGCAGCTGGTTGTGAACAGCTTGATCCCGAATTTCATGGTGCACATGGAGGATATCTtggaatgatgccggaccaccttgaggagcaACCAGCTCTCCCTGGCCATCCCACTCATTATCAaacagtgaatcatcccgctctacctcaacaatcatgttgtgcatgattacacaagcggttatCACCTCCCATAGAGTTAGCACACTCCATGCTCTAGCAaggtgtctgacgatagcccaacgagcttggaggatgccaaacacccgctcgacatctttccgggctgcctctttctcttttgcaaaccttgcctcctgctctgagttgggatGACGGATTGTCTTCACAAGTGTAGCCCAagttggatagataccatcagcaaggtagtaccccttgttgtagtggtggccattgatctcaaaatccacatcaggggactgaccgtgCGCTAGCCTACTAAACACCACAGcgctgcaacacattgatgtcattgtgcgagccggcCATTCCGaataatgagtgccaaatccatgtgtcatgtgaagcaaTAACTTCAATAAtcactgtgcacccctcagaatggccgtTGTACGCCCCTTGCCAACCGAAGGgatagttcttccactcccagtgcatgtagtctatgctgccaaacatcccaggaaaccccctggaagcgttgattgacaatAGGCGGgatgtgtcctctgcattaggttgccgcATATATTGTTCACTAAACACACTAATTAttgctctgcagaacctgtacatcgcttccaagcagCTCGACTCGCTCATGTggatgtactcatctacgaaatcaccggcaacaccatatgcgagcatcctaattgctgccgtgcatttctgatAAGAAGAGAGGTCTAcgttgccaattgcatccactttggcgacgaagtagtcgtcgtagaccttgacgccatccattatcgggtgaacaacggtctggacatccgaaaacgacgaCGAAAAGAGACCGGCGTGAACAATGTCTTGCGGTAGAAgtagtcgtggccgcgttctcttttgcggtccaaggccgcCACGCGCCCCGACAAGGACCCCCGGTACCCGGGGATCTGCGCGacattgtgctcgtggatgagtaACGCAGCCTCCGTGAGAAAGTCCTCCTCGGACTCGTCGTCTGAGGACGTGTCGACGAAGTTCTTGTAGAagaactcgtcgtcgctgtccaccatgatctacagatgaaatgGGAAAAattatttcatcgaacacctcgcggGCGGGGGCAATCCACTGCCTCCGTAGGGACCTTTAGGCAATGGCTGTCCCGGCCGACTTGCGGCCTGGAAGtacggtgcacgagagctcaccttGGCAGCAACGGCGAAGCTAATGACGACGGGAGGTCTCGCGATGGCGAGAGGACCACAACGTcagcggcggcgtcctccgacgACGCAACGAGGCCGTGAAAGCACATGCGAAACCGTCGGGCCGTGTCCTATGCTGCCGCACCGCTTGTTGGCGTCTCGACGTCGGTGGCAGGCGTCGAGAGTGGTCGCAAATCGTCGATCCTGGGATGGCGGTGGAGCGGGGGGGGGGAAGATGTGTGCGAGGGGGCTGTGTTTTAGGAGgcagacacgcgggccaggggagaACAAGAGAGGACGCGAGAGGCCAGCCCCTGGTGTCCACGGCAACGCAAACGAGCCCAGATTTGTGCCGGATTTGGGTCGTCTCGGACGTCGCGGTCATCCATTTTACGAATGGATCCGCGATGGACCGCGTTTTGTTCGCTTTGACTCATCCGAACGCGCGGGCGTGGAATGAGTCGCCCCGTTGGACATAGCTAACCACGTAATtgaattttcttgatttattattttaTTTGGCCTGAGCGCTCACATAAGAGtctcccttttttttttgaacaaggagagGCCCAAGGGCCTGGACACATTCACATTCATTAGATCAGCAGTACATGTACAAATGCAGGAAGGACCTTACAAAGAAAGCTGCAAACAAACCAGTCCCTACTTTTAACAGAAAAGACCCTACAAAAATATTGCAAAAAGCCATCGGGTCCCCTATCACCGCTTACACACAAGGAGTACAGAGCACGGCCATCTTCTCCGGTGCCGGGGACATCACCACTTGGCTCCGAGAAAACGGGGGACGCCGCCTCCCACTCCGCAGAGGGCCTCCACCTGGAGGTTGAACAAACGCCGGGAACCATCACCGGCGAAGAGGAAGGCCACCATAAGGCCAATTGAGTCGGCCGGCAAACTTTGGCCGCCGAGGATGTAGCACAATCATCTGTGTCTCTACTCCAGCGCTGTCGGATTCCGAACCAGAGCTTATCAGCACGGCTTCCCTCCCCAACTCCACCATGGAGAGATGCAGAGAAGAGCATGGCTTCAGATCGATTCATAATCCAACAACATCAGGCCTCCAGTCTCCCATTTACATACCCTGATCCCGATCAAACGGGGCAGTGGGGGAAGCGGTTCTGGTGGGGCCAGTCTGCAGACCCATCGCCAAAAGGTGCTCATCCTCCGTTCCTtcgcccgcggcggcggcggcgcctcccaaGACTCGATTTTTTCCCCTTCCCTGACTCACCTCACAGAGAGATCACGCGGCGGCCATGGAAGGAGAGGTGGCCCAGCTGGACAAGGAGGAGCTAGCATGTATCCTCATTCGTGCCATGTCCGCCGCGAAGAACGTCGGCGCCCAGCGCGACCGCCTCCTGCAGCTCCGCCGCCGGCTGCAGCTGCGGATCCCCGGAGACGAGGACGCGGCCAGGATCCAGGCGGATGTCGCCTCCGGCCTCCACAAGGTCTACTCCATGGGCCTTTTCCACGGCGCCTGCTACCTCGCGGACTGCCTCGAGATGGCTTCCGAGAACCGCGACCGCCTCTCCTTCAGCATCCCCGCCTTCGCCGTCATCCCCAATGAGCAGCTCTACGGCCTGCTGCGCCGGCAGTGGCACTCCCGGCGCCCGACCACCCTggtccaggccttggcccgcatcGAGTCCGCCTACTACGCCGTCATGCTCCCCTTGGAACACCACCTCCCCCGCTGCATCGAGTTCCTCGTCGGCGTCCGGCCACCGTCCGTCACCCCCCAGACGATCGGAGTCATGACAGGCTACCCAGATGACCTGATAGCCGCCGCCAACGAGCACCTCCGCCGCCTCGCGAATAGACCGGAGGGCAAATTCCccaaccccgccgccgccgctggcaaGTCCCCTCCGGAGGAAAGCAGCGTGGACGTGGACCTGGCGCTCACCTACCTCCATCGCTCCTGCTCCCTCACGAGCCTCGCCGTCAAGAACCTGGACGTCGCCATCGCCTTCATCTCCAGCTTCCTCGACCCGGACGAGGTCGCCAAAATCTCCAAATGGACCGACCAACATATATACTACACCTCTGAGGTACATACAGGAATTCTCTGCCTTATTTGCTACTACCAGATCTGTTCATCGATGTGCCctgcaaaaggaaaaaaaaaatcgagCTTTCCAATTCATTCTCTTCACTTCATTGCAGGAGGGGCCTTATCCACCAGATGAAAGAAACTGCTTGAATTGTTGATCCAAGCCAACGTTGTCCAAGCTCCAATTTTACAGTTTCAGTTCAGTTCGGTCAGATAATCTGCTGCTACCATCTATGGTTCTTTTTCTGGACGGCCGTGGTGGTTATCCATGTTTAATCCCATCAGGATAATGCTGTAATGTCATACCTGCACCTTGTCGAACCGAATGGCAGCTAAATTGGCATTTTGGTCATGCTAATTTTTCCCAATCTTCTGTGATGCACTTCTCTTTTTCGATCGTAGAGCAGCAATCTACTAATAATGCGTGCACTCTGGTCTGGTTTTGAGTTTTCACAATCAAGGGACCTCATGAACGCGTTAATCTTGGCCGCTACTCTCAACTTGGGACTTACTCTCTGAACCTGCCGTTCCACGCTACTCTGAAACTATCAGGCACCACCAACATAGCATTGTTTAACAGGACATTACCACTCCAAAGTTATCAATCcaggatggaaacaacacataacGGACAATCtggattgattttttttttatctcgatAAGGGTGTTTAATTAAACCTgtttaagggtgtgtttggttgagcTGTGGATTCTGAAAAAAGCTGCTGTGAACTGTGAACTGTGAAAAAGCTGCTGTGAGATGTGAACTGTGGATTATCTGGAAGTTGTTTGGTTGTACCTACTGTGAACTGTGAGTTTGGTTAGAAATATCTGTAATGCCCTTGAGATACAAAGAGATTGTTTATATGCGAATTGATCGGAAAACATTGATATGTGCAGCACCAAGTGATATGTAAACACTAGGTCCGGagaatatttgtatttttttcagaagagcatctccaacggggcgtgatacgtccaatttgcatcactattttgtatcataatttgctgttattcattgatatatttcatattgggacacaatacttatgttatttcatctattttgcatgtttcatcatcattggaggatcaaacaccggagtcaggattctgctggaaaaagcaccgtcagaacgcaatatttcggaagatcaactgtggaagggaatttcacgtaaattcctatttttccagatgacggagggagccagaagaggaagaagagagaagccactgtgggcccagaccatagggcggcgcggcccatggcctggccgcgccaccctatgctctgggggccccacagcccctttcgcctccttttcttcgcgtactccttcgtcccgaaaacctaagccacagagggtacctcacgaagggttacagccgcctctgcggggcggagaacaccagagagaaaagagctctccggcgggcaggaatccgccggggaaattccctcccggagggggaaatcgacgccatcgccatcgtcatcgagcgggacatcatctccatcaccatcatcatcatcttcaccatctacaccgccatcaccaccgctgcacctcgtcaccgctgtaacaaattgggtttgatcttgattgttcgataggggaaactctcccggtgttattctatacttgttgtagatgctattgagtgaaaccattgaaccaaggtttatgttcagattgttattcatcatcatatcacctctgattgtattccatatgatgtctcgtgagtagttcgtttagttcttgaggacatgggtgaagtctaaatgctagtagtgaattatggttgagtaatattcaatgttatgatatttaagttgtggtgtcattcttctagtggtgtcgtgtgaatgtcgactacacgacacttcaccatttatgggcctaggggagtgcatcttgtattcggttgctaattgcggggttgccggagtgacgtaaacctaagcccccgttagtatatcgatgcaggagggatcgcaggatctcgcagtttaaggctgtggttagatttatcttaattactttcttgtagttccggatgcttgcaaggggtataatcacaagtatgtattagtcctaggaagggcgatgcattagcataggttcacccacacaacacttatcaaaacaatgaagattatttagctacatgaagcgaaagcactagactaaaatccccgtgtgtcctcaggaacgtttggtcattataagtaaacaaaccggcttgtcctttgtgctaaaaaggattgggccactcgctgcaattatttctctcgcattttatttacttgtactttatttatctcgctacatcaaaaccccttgaaaacttgtttgtgagcatttacagtgaatccttcatcgaaactactgccaacaccttctgctcctcgttgggatcgacattcttacttatcgaagatactacgatataccccctatacttgtgggtcatcaagactattttctggcgccgttgccggggagtgaagcgctattggtaagtggaattggtaaggaaaacctttactgtttgtgctgattttatttctgcctgctgctataaatcattatggagagatcttctcttcaatttctatttgggaaatctactactactgcaacggtagtggatgaagcgccaggtgaggaagtagtaccatataaaatacctatgaaaattattgaacgtgttatggataaccgctatgaaggggatggaactgtccatcctggtgatcatttactgtttttgcatgaattatgcgggttattcaaatgtgcaggtatttctatgaatgaagttagaaagaaactattcactatatcgctgtctggtaaagcggcgcactggtataaattgctgaagaatggtgattctattgattgggaggacattgtgcctttattttattccaaattctatcctccaagtgaaattcacaaagatcggaaccgcatatataatttttggcctcatgatggagagagtattgcccaagcttgggggagattgaagtctttaatgctcaaatgccccattcatgagcttcctggtaatgttattattgataatttctatgcaagactttcttttcaagacaagaccttgctggatacttcttgttctggatcatttacacgcaagaatgaagagtttaaaagggaccttcttgatcggatccaagaaaatactgaaggatgggagaatgacaaagatagggaatcaggtataatttatgattataaatgcattgaagtttttatggatactgatgaatttcgtaatatgagtgctacatatggtcttgattcccaagttgttgcaaatctttataaatcttttgcctctcattatgaattgcctaagaagaattttgataagtatcatgaaccgtataaagataaaattgattcatctgtaaacaaatgtgtagtgattgaaactgttgataatgttattcccgaagcttatattgaaaaaactcctttccctgctaaaatgaaggagtactctgtcatatctagtgcagttaataaaagtgaaaagaaacctaaagaacccgaagaacaaattaaaattgaacctcgctcgttgcaatagttaaagatcttgtgactcgaaaatgtagaggatggtcatattgttttctcgtgaagatgcttctaatattgtttcacatcctaataaatccaaacaagttagtgttcctatgctatctcgttagaattggtgatcattgctattatggtttatgtgatattggtgcaagtgttagtgctattccttatgagctttacacggagattatgcacgaaattggttcttgtgaacttgaagatattgatgtggttattcatttggctaatagagaaactatttctccaattggtattgttcgagatgtggaagttctatgtggtaagattaaatatcctgccgactttttggtacttggttccgtcgctagtgatcattgtcctatcatttttggtagaccttttctaaatacttgtggagctattatagattgtaagaaagagaaaattttgactagatttgctggtgaaccttatgaatttaacttttctaaatttaccaaaactccttataaagttgacttgcctagtaatgattttaaaatggagcagtgtgcatctattgttcttgttcctaataatcccttgcagcaacatttggagaatagtgaaactGAAGCTTTTa contains:
- the LOC124664342 gene encoding uncharacterized protein LOC124664342; its protein translation is MEGEVAQLDKEELACILIRAMSAAKNVGAQRDRLLQLRRRLQLRIPGDEDAARIQADVASGLHKVYSMGLFHGACYLADCLEMASENRDRLSFSIPAFAVIPNEQLYGLLRRQWHSRRPTTLVQALARIESAYYAVMLPLEHHLPRCIEFLVGVRPPSVTPQTIGVMTGYPDDLIAAANEHLRRLANRPEGKFPNPAAAAGKSPPEESSVDVDLALTYLHRSCSLTSLAVKNLDVAIAFISSFLDPDEVAKISKWTDQHIYYTSEEGPYPPDERNCLNC